Proteins encoded together in one Marinobacter sp. Arc7-DN-1 window:
- a CDS encoding SLC13 family permease: protein MSEQQPAQSTSDGLPRSQVAGLILGAAFLLATMIFPPPETMSAEAWAALGLMLLMATWWSTEAIPIPVTALLPIVLVPALGLGNVGQATSPYAHPIIFLFLGGFTLGLAMQRWNLHRRIALMTLKAVGSEPRRQIGGFMLATAFLSMWVSNTATAIMMLPIGLSVVGMLDSGNPKGVRRYATALLLAIAYSASIGGIATLIGTPPNALLAAYLSENQGISVGFAQWMLLGVPVTIVMLALAWWWLTRRDFDLGNSSDGGSAIREELDALGPLGKGEKLVAAVFLITASAWIFRPLLSGSLMPWLSDTGIAIAAAIAMFVIPVNTSKREFLLDWETARGIPWGVLLLFGGGLAMAGVISSSGLAEWIAQSLGVAGTLPTLVMIVMVTGVIIFLTEVTSNTATAAAFLPLLGALAMSQGVSPLLLTVPAAIAASCAFMMPVATPPNAIVFSSGHMQISDMIRAGFALNLMGIVVVTLLSYLLLGLVFTYSP from the coding sequence ATGTCTGAACAACAACCGGCTCAGAGCACATCGGATGGACTTCCACGCAGCCAGGTCGCCGGCCTGATCCTTGGCGCCGCATTTCTGCTGGCAACAATGATTTTCCCACCCCCGGAAACCATGAGCGCAGAAGCCTGGGCAGCCCTGGGTCTGATGCTGTTGATGGCCACCTGGTGGTCAACGGAAGCCATTCCGATTCCGGTCACCGCCTTGCTGCCCATCGTTCTGGTGCCGGCGCTCGGGCTCGGGAACGTTGGCCAGGCCACGTCGCCTTACGCCCATCCGATTATTTTCCTGTTCCTGGGCGGCTTCACACTCGGGCTTGCCATGCAGCGCTGGAACCTGCACCGCCGGATTGCCCTGATGACCCTGAAGGCCGTTGGCAGTGAGCCGCGTCGGCAGATCGGCGGTTTTATGCTGGCCACCGCTTTTTTGAGCATGTGGGTAAGCAATACCGCAACGGCCATCATGATGCTGCCCATTGGCCTGTCGGTGGTGGGCATGTTGGACAGCGGTAATCCCAAGGGGGTTCGCCGCTATGCCACCGCGCTTTTGCTGGCCATTGCCTATTCCGCCAGTATCGGCGGCATCGCAACACTGATCGGTACACCGCCCAATGCTCTGCTGGCGGCGTATCTGAGTGAAAACCAGGGCATCTCGGTCGGCTTTGCCCAATGGATGCTACTTGGGGTTCCGGTCACGATCGTTATGTTGGCCCTGGCCTGGTGGTGGCTGACCCGTCGGGACTTTGACCTGGGCAATTCCAGTGATGGCGGCAGCGCAATACGGGAGGAGCTTGATGCTTTGGGGCCGCTTGGCAAGGGTGAAAAACTGGTTGCCGCAGTATTTCTGATCACTGCCAGTGCCTGGATTTTCCGGCCGCTGTTATCTGGCAGCCTGATGCCATGGTTAAGCGATACCGGTATTGCCATCGCCGCCGCTATTGCCATGTTTGTTATTCCGGTAAATACCAGCAAACGGGAGTTCCTGCTGGACTGGGAAACGGCCAGGGGTATCCCCTGGGGGGTTCTGTTGCTGTTCGGTGGTGGCCTGGCAATGGCCGGCGTGATCAGCAGCTCCGGGCTGGCGGAATGGATCGCGCAAAGTCTCGGGGTGGCGGGCACCCTGCCAACACTTGTGATGATCGTGATGGTGACAGGTGTGATTATTTTTCTCACTGAAGTCACCAGCAATACTGCAACGGCCGCCGCCTTTCTGCCCCTGCTGGGTGCACTGGCCATGAGCCAGGGAGTATCACCACTGCTGCTGACGGTCCCGGCAGCTATCGCAGCCAGTTGTGCCTTCATGATGCCGGTGGCGACGCCACCCAATGCGATTGTGTTTTCCAGTGGCCACATGCAGATCAGCGACATGATCCGGGCGGGCTTTGCCCTGAACCTGATGGGGATTGTGGTGGTGACCCTGCTGAGTTACCTGCTTCTGGGGCTGGTTTTCACCTACTCTCCCTGA
- a CDS encoding DUF2238 domain-containing protein — protein MINRLAPVAWVVVFLAVFFWSAIEPKDRATWVLEVLPAAVGFGLVIWCFFRYPLTPLVYQLILVHAIILMVGGHYTYAEVPVFDWFRDWFGWERNNYDKLGHLAQGFVPAIIARELVIRFGVFARRRWRSFFIVCFTLALSAFYEMIEWWVALLSDEAAEAFLGTQGYVWDTQSDMAWALSGAVIALILLGRVHDRQLQGL, from the coding sequence ATGATCAATCGACTTGCACCTGTGGCCTGGGTAGTCGTATTCCTGGCTGTGTTTTTCTGGTCTGCCATCGAGCCGAAGGACCGGGCAACCTGGGTGCTGGAGGTGTTGCCGGCAGCAGTCGGTTTTGGCTTGGTTATCTGGTGCTTTTTCCGGTATCCGCTCACGCCGCTGGTGTACCAGCTGATACTGGTGCACGCCATCATTCTGATGGTTGGCGGCCACTATACCTATGCTGAAGTTCCGGTATTTGACTGGTTCCGGGACTGGTTTGGCTGGGAGCGCAACAACTACGATAAACTGGGGCACCTGGCCCAGGGCTTTGTGCCTGCGATCATTGCCCGGGAACTGGTGATTCGGTTCGGCGTTTTTGCCCGCCGCAGGTGGCGATCATTTTTTATCGTCTGTTTCACTCTCGCCCTGAGTGCCTTCTATGAGATGATTGAGTGGTGGGTGGCCCTGCTGAGTGACGAAGCGGCCGAAGCCTTCCTTGGAACCCAGGGCTATGTGTGGGATACCCAGTCGGATATGGCCTGGGCGTTGTCCGGTGCTGTTATTGCCCTGATTCTGCTGGGCCGTGTTCATGACCGTCAATTGCAGGGCCTGTAA
- a CDS encoding efflux RND transporter periplasmic adaptor subunit — protein sequence MAAKRFAGKWLFWGAFVLLAIAAVVFTVRPDPVWVDLATVSRGPMEITIREEGRTRVRDRYVVSSPVAGFLHRVLLEVGDPVIPGELLTEVDPMPASTLDARSRAEAEAKVQSARSALNSTRQKATAAEAEADLAMRELARLQALRGDHFVSEERLQQAKAASDRAQAILRSARFDEEVMAHELAAARTRLEVSAARASGNGAVERVPVRSPVNGSVLGIIRKSEGVIHAGEAILELGDPGALEVVIDVLSFDAVKLSPGVTVRLTGWGGGTLDAVVRRVEPVGFEDVSALGVEERRVQVVADITSPLEAWETLGDGYRVDAEFVLWASADELQIPESAIFRKDGQSLVFRVVGERGELTTVSTGRTNGFYTVILDGLSEGDLVVRHPGRQLEDGSRVRVR from the coding sequence ATGGCAGCAAAACGGTTTGCAGGAAAATGGCTGTTCTGGGGCGCGTTCGTGTTGTTGGCCATCGCAGCAGTCGTGTTCACCGTTCGCCCTGATCCGGTGTGGGTGGATCTGGCAACGGTGAGCCGCGGGCCAATGGAAATAACCATCAGGGAAGAGGGTAGAACCCGGGTTCGGGACCGGTATGTGGTTTCATCCCCGGTGGCTGGCTTCCTCCATCGGGTGCTTCTGGAGGTGGGCGATCCGGTTATCCCCGGAGAACTGCTCACCGAGGTCGACCCTATGCCCGCCAGCACCCTGGATGCCCGTAGCCGTGCGGAGGCGGAAGCCAAGGTTCAGTCGGCCCGGTCAGCGCTGAACTCCACTCGCCAGAAGGCCACGGCTGCCGAGGCGGAAGCGGATCTGGCGATGCGGGAGCTGGCCCGCCTGCAGGCGCTCCGTGGTGATCATTTTGTCTCCGAAGAGCGTTTGCAGCAGGCCAAGGCCGCTTCGGACAGGGCTCAGGCTATCCTGCGCTCAGCCCGTTTTGATGAAGAAGTCATGGCACACGAACTGGCAGCCGCCAGAACCCGCCTTGAAGTCTCTGCAGCCAGGGCTTCAGGTAATGGCGCCGTGGAACGGGTTCCGGTTCGGTCCCCGGTCAATGGTTCGGTGCTGGGCATTATACGGAAAAGTGAGGGCGTAATTCATGCCGGCGAGGCTATCCTGGAGCTGGGTGATCCGGGCGCGCTTGAGGTAGTTATCGACGTCCTGAGCTTCGACGCTGTCAAGCTCAGCCCCGGAGTGACTGTGCGTCTCACAGGGTGGGGTGGTGGCACTCTGGATGCGGTAGTCAGGCGGGTTGAACCTGTCGGATTCGAGGATGTCTCCGCGCTTGGCGTGGAAGAAAGGCGGGTACAGGTGGTTGCGGATATCACCAGTCCGCTGGAAGCCTGGGAGACACTTGGCGATGGCTATCGGGTGGATGCGGAATTCGTGCTCTGGGCCTCTGCCGATGAGCTTCAGATCCCCGAGTCCGCCATTTTTCGCAAGGATGGCCAGAGCCTTGTATTCCGGGTGGTGGGCGAACGGGGGGAGCTCACAACCGTTTCAACAGGCCGCACCAATGGGTTCTACACGGTCATTCTGGACGGCCTGAGCGAAGGCGATCTTGTGGTCCGCCATCCGGGTCGCCAGTTGGAAGATGGCAGTCGGGTGAGAGTCCGATAG
- a CDS encoding ABC transporter permease produces the protein MASNALNTKLCRELWQMRGQVLAIALVIAGGVAVCVMSLVNYSSLVATRAQYYEQHQFAEVFSALKRAPRHILQEIEKLPGVARYEGRVEGGAKLEMPGFADPVSARLVSIPPDGQPDINRLFIREGRLPAPGRNQEVAVIGSFAEAHELSLGDRFEAIINGRRQALILTGIVESPEFIYVIPPGAMLPDYQRYGVLWMSREALEAAMDMGGAFNSLVVTLRPGYSVASVADALDRLLARYGATGAYGRDDQFSHRFLSDELNQLKTMATVFPLIFMGVAMFLLNVVISRLISTQRDIIAVLKAFGYGNRQIAWHYSKLVIVIAVIGLLLGLALGLWLGRALGELYMDFYRFPGLLFRINPLWLVLLAILTTVVAWLGAWRAIRQAAALPPAEAMRPEGPARYRVTGVEKLLSGIRFSQPSRMIVRQLSRRPARTLLSMSGVAMASAIVMVGNFQFDSVSLMVHTQFARVQQQDLATTFIDPVNSSALYGIQRQPGIRYVEGRRTVPARLKFGHREWRSAVTGIPADARLQYVVDSDLERVSLPGEGLLLTDYLARELGAKPGDTLQLELLEGDRRTVLVPVAGVTSEFLGVGAYMNLDALNRALGDGPLINQAMINLDPTKAAEVYDSLRETPGVLGLSIRQAMLDSFYDTLARTFLTFTFFNSLMGGIIAFGVVYNTIRISLAEKGRELASLRVLGYTHNEVAHILLGEVALLLLLGVPLGWLIGQGLVLLIVTAMQTELYRVPLTITSQTLGISALVVVVSAIASGVIAWWRLKALDLVAVLKTRE, from the coding sequence ATGGCCAGCAATGCACTGAACACCAAACTTTGCCGGGAGCTCTGGCAGATGCGGGGCCAGGTGCTCGCCATTGCCCTCGTGATCGCCGGCGGCGTGGCCGTGTGTGTCATGTCCCTGGTGAATTACTCCTCCCTGGTGGCAACCCGGGCCCAGTATTACGAGCAGCACCAGTTCGCAGAGGTGTTTTCCGCCCTGAAACGGGCGCCCCGCCATATCCTTCAAGAGATTGAAAAACTGCCAGGTGTCGCACGTTACGAAGGCCGCGTGGAGGGCGGCGCCAAACTGGAGATGCCCGGCTTCGCGGATCCGGTCTCGGCCCGGCTGGTGTCGATCCCCCCGGATGGCCAGCCGGACATCAATCGTCTCTTCATCCGGGAGGGGCGGCTTCCAGCCCCCGGCCGAAACCAGGAAGTCGCGGTCATCGGGAGCTTTGCCGAGGCACACGAGTTGTCACTGGGTGACAGGTTCGAGGCCATCATTAATGGTCGGCGGCAGGCTCTTATTCTGACCGGCATTGTTGAATCGCCGGAATTCATTTACGTGATTCCGCCTGGCGCAATGCTACCGGATTACCAGCGGTACGGTGTGCTCTGGATGAGCAGAGAGGCTCTGGAAGCCGCCATGGATATGGGGGGCGCGTTTAACAGCCTGGTGGTTACGCTCAGGCCGGGCTATTCGGTTGCCTCTGTGGCGGATGCTCTTGATCGGTTACTGGCTCGCTACGGTGCGACCGGAGCCTATGGCCGGGATGACCAGTTTTCGCACCGTTTCCTGAGTGATGAGCTGAACCAGCTGAAAACCATGGCCACGGTTTTTCCCCTGATTTTTATGGGGGTGGCCATGTTTCTCCTGAATGTGGTCATCAGCCGGCTGATCAGTACCCAGCGGGACATTATCGCGGTGCTCAAGGCCTTTGGTTACGGCAACCGCCAGATCGCCTGGCACTACAGCAAACTGGTGATTGTGATCGCGGTTATCGGATTGTTGCTCGGGCTTGCCCTGGGATTATGGCTGGGGCGGGCGCTGGGGGAGCTTTATATGGATTTCTACCGGTTCCCCGGCCTGCTGTTCCGTATCAATCCGCTTTGGCTGGTGTTACTGGCCATACTGACCACTGTAGTCGCGTGGCTCGGTGCCTGGAGGGCCATCAGGCAGGCGGCGGCCCTGCCGCCTGCTGAGGCCATGAGGCCGGAGGGGCCTGCCAGATACCGGGTTACCGGGGTGGAAAAGCTGCTCTCGGGAATCCGTTTTTCCCAGCCATCGCGAATGATCGTGCGCCAACTTTCCCGCCGCCCTGCACGGACACTGCTGTCCATGAGTGGAGTTGCCATGGCCTCGGCCATTGTCATGGTTGGTAATTTCCAGTTTGATTCGGTGTCATTGATGGTGCATACCCAGTTTGCACGGGTTCAACAACAGGATCTGGCCACCACGTTCATTGATCCGGTGAACAGTTCGGCTCTGTACGGAATACAACGCCAACCGGGGATCCGTTACGTTGAGGGCCGGCGCACGGTACCCGCACGCCTGAAATTCGGGCATCGGGAATGGCGCAGTGCTGTGACCGGGATACCCGCCGACGCGCGGCTGCAGTATGTTGTCGACAGCGACCTGGAGCGCGTAAGCCTTCCGGGCGAGGGACTTCTGCTGACGGATTACCTGGCCCGGGAACTGGGGGCGAAACCCGGCGATACCCTTCAGCTGGAGCTGCTTGAAGGCGACCGGAGAACGGTACTGGTGCCTGTAGCAGGGGTTACCAGTGAGTTTCTCGGCGTGGGCGCCTACATGAACCTCGATGCCCTGAACCGGGCCTTGGGCGATGGGCCCCTGATCAATCAGGCCATGATAAATCTGGATCCCACCAAAGCGGCGGAAGTCTACGACAGCCTTCGGGAAACCCCCGGAGTTCTTGGCCTGAGTATTCGTCAGGCCATGCTGGACAGCTTCTACGATACCCTGGCCCGGACCTTCCTGACGTTCACCTTTTTCAACAGTCTGATGGGCGGCATCATCGCCTTCGGTGTTGTTTATAACACGATCCGCATATCCCTCGCCGAGAAGGGTCGGGAGCTGGCAAGCCTCAGAGTACTCGGGTACACCCACAATGAAGTTGCGCATATATTGTTGGGTGAGGTGGCGCTGTTGCTGCTGCTTGGCGTGCCACTCGGGTGGTTAATCGGGCAGGGCCTGGTGCTGTTGATTGTCACGGCCATGCAAACGGAGCTCTATCGGGTGCCGCTGACCATAACTTCCCAGACCCTGGGTATTTCGGCGTTAGTCGTGGTGGTATCTGCGATTGCTTCAGGGGTTATTGCGTGGTGGCGCCTGAAGGCGCTGGACCTGGTGGCCGTGCTGAAAACACGGGAATAG
- a CDS encoding ABC transporter ATP-binding protein, with the protein MTEPPVFHTRGLTKTYGQGEVQVYALRGVDLDFYPGELVVMLGASGSGKSTLLNILGGLDVPTSGEVCYRDIDLSAAGDRELTRYRREHVGFVFQFYNLIPSLTARENVAAVTEIASNPMLPEEALELVGLKARIDHFPAQLSGGEQQRVAIARAIAKRPEVLLCDEPTGALDSATGVLVLEALEKANRETGTTTVIITHNASIAGMADRVITLSDGNISGERRNDQRQDPRTLSW; encoded by the coding sequence ATGACAGAGCCACCGGTATTTCACACCCGGGGGCTGACCAAGACCTACGGTCAGGGTGAGGTCCAGGTTTACGCACTCCGGGGGGTGGACCTGGATTTTTACCCTGGTGAACTTGTCGTGATGCTGGGCGCCTCAGGTTCGGGAAAATCGACCCTTCTGAACATCCTCGGCGGACTGGATGTGCCGACCTCCGGTGAGGTTTGCTACCGGGATATTGACCTTAGTGCGGCGGGGGATCGTGAACTGACCCGCTACCGCCGGGAGCACGTTGGCTTCGTGTTCCAGTTTTACAACCTGATTCCAAGCCTGACCGCGCGGGAAAATGTAGCGGCAGTTACCGAAATTGCGTCCAATCCCATGTTGCCCGAAGAAGCTCTCGAACTGGTTGGACTAAAGGCGCGCATCGACCATTTTCCAGCACAGCTTTCCGGTGGCGAGCAACAGCGCGTTGCCATTGCCCGGGCCATCGCCAAACGACCAGAAGTGCTGCTTTGCGATGAACCGACAGGAGCCCTTGATTCGGCCACCGGCGTGTTGGTTCTCGAAGCCCTGGAAAAGGCGAACCGGGAAACCGGCACTACGACGGTTATCATTACCCACAACGCTTCCATAGCCGGCATGGCGGATCGTGTGATCACGCTTTCCGACGGCAATATCAGCGGCGAACGCCGTAACGATCAGCGCCAGGATCCCCGGACTCTGTCCTGGTAA